The DNA segment GGTTCGCAAATTTTTTCAAAAAGGCTACCAATACTCGATTCTTTTATACTCGGTACCCATGACATAAAAATATAGATAATGAGTAAAATCGAATATAGTCCAATTGCTTGATAAATAATGTTGATAATTAAATCCATATGAATTAGTTACACCTCAATTATTGTATATCATCATAAAAATAGTCCGAAATCGCTCCATCTACTTCGACAGTATCAGGTGCACATAAGAAAATATCCGTGCCAATACGTTGAATATCTCCGCCTAAAGCATACACGGTTCCACTTAAAAAATCCACAATTCGGATTCCTTGATCTTTTTCAATACGTTGTAAATTTACGACAACAGCCCGCTTGTTTTTTAAATGCTCTGAAATATCTTGCGCTTCTGCATAAACACGAGGTTCAACTAATATTACTTTTGAAGATTTTTGTAAGTTTTGTAGACTTACTAGATTTGATGAATTTGAAGTTGAGTTTGATTCTATTTGAACTCCTCTTCTTTCTTTTACAGTTTTACGAATTGTAGGTTGAGACATTTGTTGAAATTCATTTTTGCGGTTATTTGTTTTTGGAGCTTCATTTTCATCTTCTTCTTCCAAGTAAAAAAAGTTTTTAAATTTATTTTTCATACTCATATAACATCCTCACTTTCGTCTCCGACTAGTGCTGTACCAATTCGCACATATGTTGCACCTTCTTCTATTGCGATTTCAAAGTCATTTGACATACCCATAGACAATTCTGTACACGGAGCATACGGATAATTGTTGCTAGCAATTTTTAACTGCATGTCTTTTAATGATTTAAACAAAGAACGAATGACTTCGTCGTTTGCAGTGTGCGGTGCCATCGTCATTAAGCCGATAACTCGTATTCGATCATGTTCATTTAACGATTCAATAAATGATTGTACATCTTTTAACTCTATGCCATGTTTCGCTTCTTCTCTTGAAACATTGACTTGAACGAAGCAATCAATTGTGTGATCCGCTCTTTTTTGAATCTCGTCAGCTAAACTTAGTCGGTCAAGTGAATGCAATACAGATATACTATTAATAACTTGTTTCACTTTTCGTGTTTGTAAAGAACCGATATAATGCCAACGTGCAGCTGTTGTAATTACTGCTTGTTTAGTTAGTAAGCCTTCTGGTCGATTTTCACCAAGATGATTTAGACCAGCTTGTAATGCTTCTTCAGTACGTTCAATTGATACAGACTTTGTAACTGCTACAATATGAACATCCGAAATAGAACGATTGACTCGTGTGCATGCTTGGTAAATTTGATTTTGTATTTGTTGAAGTTTATGATCAATTCGCATTTTTAAGAGTTCCTAACTTTTAAGTATCGATGTTGTCTCTATATTGTACCAATCAAGCGTTAAATATTCAATTTTTATCCGGTTCTGAGCCTCTAGATTGTACGATAACTACATCTTTTCCAATGACTTTAATATCTGATAATCTGATTACAGTAGTTGGACGATTTCCAGAAAATAATTCTAACATTTTTTTAGGTTCTGCTAGGAAAAAAGATTCTATTACTCCTTTTTCTTTTGATATTCGTGCATCATTAACATAACCGAGCATTTTTCCATCACTCGCTTCAATAAATTCTTTTTGTTGGATATCGGTAAATTTCATTGATTATTCTCCTTTTATACAGTTTATGTTTCATAAATGAAAAAAAGCTTTTATTCTTAAAAGGAATAAAAGCTTTTTTTGTATTATTTTTTACTAGCTACATATTCGCACTTAGAGCGGTGATTCTCTTAATGTGAATCAATATTGTATTGTTCTTGAATGACACGAATCGCATGCTTCTCAAGTCTAGAAATTTGTGCTTGTGAAATACCCAATTCTTTAGCAATTTCAGTTTGAGTCTCTCCGTAATAATAACGCTTAGCCAATATTTTTTGTTCACGAATATCTAACTTACTTATACTTTCTTTAATAAATACATAACTCGACCAGCTTTCTTCGGATACTTGCTCATCTCGTAACTGATCAAGCATGAAAACTGGATCTCCACCGTCATGATATATTGGTTCTTGCAATGAGATAGGCTCTTGAATTGCATCTAAAGCAAATAAGATATCTTCACGAGGTATTTCGGTTAACACTGAAAGTTGTTGTAAAGTTGGTTCATGTAAATTTTCTGTAATAAACTGTTCTTTTGCTCTCATCGACTTATAGGCAATATCACGCAAAGATCTCGATACACGAACTGGATGATGATCACGTAAATGTCTTTTGATTTCCCCGATAATCATCGGGACTGCATACGTGGAAAACCTTACATTGTGTTTTAAATCAAAGTTTTCAATTGATTTTATTAAGCCTATACACCCTACCTGAAATAAGTCGTCTGCTTGTTCTCCTCTATAAGCAAATCGTTGAACTAAACTAAGGACTAATCGTAAATTCCCCATTACTAGTTCATCTTTTGCAAATTCATCACCACTTTGCAATCGTATAAAGGTTTGTGTCATCACTTCGTTTGATAAAACAGGTAGCTTTGATGTATCCACACCACATAATTCTACTTTTGTTCGTATCATACCTTTTCCTCCGAACTGTTCTACACTGTGATACTTTTAAGTGTGTCCGGCTCGAAGGAAAGTATGCGTAGTTTTATAACTCCAATTTCATCCATTATGAAGTCGGTTGGTTCAGCTCTAATCGTAAGTCATGTATTATTTTCTTTTCTAAACGAGATATATACGATTGTGAAATACCAAGCATATCTGCTACTTCTTTTTGAGTCATTTCTTCTTGACCGTTTAAACCAAAACGACACTCCATAATGTATTTTTCACGTTTTTCTAATAAATTAATAGCTGAAAACATAAATTGTCGTTCGATTTTTTTCTCTACATCCTCCGTAATTATATGTTCATCTGTCCCTAAAATATCAGACAGTAGTAATTCATTACCATCAGCATCTGAATTCAATGGTTCATCAAAAGATACTTCTGATTTCAAGCGGCTCGTTTTTCGAAGATGCATCAAAATTTCATTTTCAATACAGCGTGAAGCATACGTAGCGAGTTTAATCTTTTTCTCTGGGTTAAAAGTTTCAATCGCTTTGATTAAACCAATTGAACCAATACTAATTAAATCTTCAATATTTGTTCCAGTGTTATCAAAACGTCTTGCAATATATACAACAAGCCTCAAATTACGTTCTATCAATGTATCACGAGCAATTAAATTACCATTCATAAATGCTTCAATCGTTTTTGCTTCTTCTTCACGATTCATCGGATGTGGTAATGATTCACTACCACCAATATAATATGTTCCTTTGCTGCGCCATTTACTCCACAGTCCAATAAGTTTGTGCCAAATTCTGATTAACAAAACAATCGCCCCCCTGATTAGCTGAATAATGTTGAAGCATGCAAAATTACGTCTGATTGGTGTGGAAAATGTGTGCTGTTTTTTGTAAGAACAACATAACATGGCCCCAAGGAATGCTCAGTAGTTGTTTTTAACCGAATATGATCCACTTTAATACCAATCGCCCAAGTTGACTGTTTTTGGACAGTTTGAAGTCTTATTAAGCGTAATTGAGACCGAAATGGCAATGGAATATCTTGAAACTCTTCAGTTGAATTCCCTTCAAACGAATGTAAATAATTCCATAATTCTAAAGGGATGAAAG comes from the Paenisporosarcina antarctica genome and includes:
- a CDS encoding YggT family protein, with translation MDLIINIIYQAIGLYSILLIIYIFMSWVPSIKESSIGSLFEKICEPYLEPFRRFIPPLGMIDLSPLVGILVLRLAQSGLLSLTSYI
- the sigG gene encoding RNA polymerase sporulation sigma factor SigG, with translation MIRTKVELCGVDTSKLPVLSNEVMTQTFIRLQSGDEFAKDELVMGNLRLVLSLVQRFAYRGEQADDLFQVGCIGLIKSIENFDLKHNVRFSTYAVPMIIGEIKRHLRDHHPVRVSRSLRDIAYKSMRAKEQFITENLHEPTLQQLSVLTEIPREDILFALDAIQEPISLQEPIYHDGGDPVFMLDQLRDEQVSEESWSSYVFIKESISKLDIREQKILAKRYYYGETQTEIAKELGISQAQISRLEKHAIRVIQEQYNIDSH
- a CDS encoding PRC-barrel domain-containing protein, yielding MKFTDIQQKEFIEASDGKMLGYVNDARISKEKGVIESFFLAEPKKMLELFSGNRPTTVIRLSDIKVIGKDVVIVQSRGSEPDKN
- a CDS encoding cell division protein SepF, with translation MSMKNKFKNFFYLEEEDENEAPKTNNRKNEFQQMSQPTIRKTVKERRGVQIESNSTSNSSNLVSLQNLQKSSKVILVEPRVYAEAQDISEHLKNKRAVVVNLQRIEKDQGIRIVDFLSGTVYALGGDIQRIGTDIFLCAPDTVEVDGAISDYFYDDIQ
- a CDS encoding YggS family pyridoxal phosphate-dependent enzyme produces the protein MRIDHKLQQIQNQIYQACTRVNRSISDVHIVAVTKSVSIERTEEALQAGLNHLGENRPEGLLTKQAVITTAARWHYIGSLQTRKVKQVINSISVLHSLDRLSLADEIQKRADHTIDCFVQVNVSREEAKHGIELKDVQSFIESLNEHDRIRVIGLMTMAPHTANDEVIRSLFKSLKDMQLKIASNNYPYAPCTELSMGMSNDFEIAIEEGATYVRIGTALVGDESEDVI
- the sigE gene encoding RNA polymerase sporulation sigma factor SigE, with protein sequence MLIRIWHKLIGLWSKWRSKGTYYIGGSESLPHPMNREEEAKTIEAFMNGNLIARDTLIERNLRLVVYIARRFDNTGTNIEDLISIGSIGLIKAIETFNPEKKIKLATYASRCIENEILMHLRKTSRLKSEVSFDEPLNSDADGNELLLSDILGTDEHIITEDVEKKIERQFMFSAINLLEKREKYIMECRFGLNGQEEMTQKEVADMLGISQSYISRLEKKIIHDLRLELNQPTS